In Phyllostomus discolor isolate MPI-MPIP mPhyDis1 chromosome 2, mPhyDis1.pri.v3, whole genome shotgun sequence, the following are encoded in one genomic region:
- the GRAP2 gene encoding GRB2-related adapter protein 2 isoform X2 produces the protein MEAIAKFDFTASGEDELSFHTGDILKILSNQEEWFKAELGSQEGYVPKNFIDIQFPEWFHEGLSRHQAENLLMGKEVGFFIIRASQSSPGDFSISVRHEDDVQHFKVMRDNKGNYFLWTEKFPSLNKLVDYYRTTSISKQKQIFLRDRTREDPGRRSNSLDQRAQGGPHLSGAVGEEMRPLMNRKLSDHPPPPPSQYPLVPPPQQQRYTQHHHFHQDRRGGSLDINDGHCGIGLGGEMGMALMHRRHTDPVQLQAAGRVRWVRALYDFEALEEDELGFRSGEVIEVLDSSNPSWWTGRLHNQLGLFPANYVTSMSR, from the exons ATGGAAGCCATCGCCAAGTTTGATTTCACCGCCTCGGGCGAGGATGAACTGAGTTTTCACACCGGAGACATCCTGAAG ATCTTAAGTAACCAGGAGGAGTGGTTCAAGGCAGAGCTCGGAAGCCAAGAAGGATACGTGCCTAAGAATTTTATTGACATCCAGTTTCCTGA GTGGTTTCACGAAGGCCTCTCACGACACCAGGCCGAGAACTTACTAATGGGCAAGGAGGTTGGCTTCTTCATCATTCGGGCCAGCCAGAGCTCCCCCGGGGACTTCTCCATTTCTGTCAG GCACGAGGATGACGTTCAGCACTTCAAGGTCATGCGAGACAACAAGGGTAATTACTTCCTGTGGACAGAGAAGTTTCCATCCCTGAACAAGCTGGTGGACTACTACAGGACGACTTCCATCTCCAAACAGAAGCAGATCTTCCTGAGGGACAGAACGCGCGAGGACCCG GGTCGCAGGAGCAACAGCCTGGACcagagggcccagggaggcccacacctcagtggggctgtgggggaagAGATGCGGCCTTTGATGAACCGGAAGCTGTCGGATCAcccgccgccccctccctcgCAGTACCCCCTAGTCCCGCCGCCGCAGCAGCAGCGGTACACGCAGCATCACCATTTTCATCAG GACCGCCGTGGAGGCAGCCTTGACATAAACGACGGGCACTGCGGCATAGGCCTGGGCGGCGAGATGGGCATGGCCCTCATGCACCGCAGACACACAGACCCGGTGCAGCTCCAGGCGGCTGGG CGAGTGCGGTGGGTCCGGGCGCTGTACGACTTCGAGGCTCTCGAGGAGGACGAACTGGGGTTCCGCTCCGGAGAGGTGATCGAGGTCTTGGATAGCTCCAACCCGTCCTGGTGGACCGGCCGCCTGCACAACCAACTGGGCCTCTTCCCCGCCAACTACGTGACATCCATGAGCCGATGA